CTGTTTGTGAATAAACCGCTGCGGAGTGGAGGGTTCTTACGATCGCTGTTAAAGCCCAATTTCTGAATAGTAGAAAGATTAGCAGTTGAAATGGGTCTTTAAAGGCGAACACTGGCGTTTCTCCAGAATCCCTCCACCCCTCCGCTCTGTCTTCACGTCAATTTACTACTATTTTTAGATTGAGCTAAAAAAGTAAAAATAAAAGGCTGCCTCAAAGTCATTGTAGATGACTAAGAGACAGCCTTATTTATTTTGACACTAGTATTTATTGTTTGACGACGTTAAAGCCGTCTTTTTGCAATTGAGTCACAATGCCATCATCACCCAGCATGTGTAGTGCACCAACAACGACAAGATAAGTCGCTTTTTTATCACTATTCAAATACTCTTTTACATGCTTCACCATGTTGGCATTCCGATCCGAAACGAGACCCTTATAGTATTCTGGCTCCTTAGCGACCGCTTGTGTCATAGCTACGAGGGATTGTTCATCCCCCTGCATCCACATTTGGGATAATCCATCCAGCGAAGCCGTTGCTGCGGCATTGTCCGTTTGCTTGAGGCTATCGAGTGTATCAAGGAGAAGCTTTTCTTGCAATCCATCTGAGAATTGATTGAACATGTTCAGCTGCAATTGCATATTTTCCAATTCAACGATAGGTTTATTCAGTTTGCCTGCCTTCTGTGTGAAATATAGGTCGATACCCGTATCCGGTGTATAATCTGTTGTTTGCATTTGTAGGCTTGAGATACCTTGAGTAACGACCCATGGCTTATAGGAATCGAATGCATTTCCTGCAAGACCATTCGCTTTCAGAAGCGCAACAACTTTGTTATAGGTATCAGCGGATACGTGATCCTTGAGCTTGGTCCCATCTGTATAAGAACCTTTCTCCGTAAGGAACTTTTGCATCTCCGTTTGATCAACCTTTGTTAAGTCAACTTCGACCCCGAGATATTGAGACGCTTCAAAAGCAGCTTCAATTTCCGGGCGTAGCGGGTACATTTTGTCGTTAGCCACATGGATAGAGCCAAGTAGATAGACGGTATTACCGTTGTTCTCCACTTTCCATAAGAATCCGGTGCTCCCTGCAGCCTCGTTATTAGCTACAAAGGTGATGGTGCGCTGCGCCGCATTCCATTCTACCTTATAGCCGATCGTTTCACCGATAAAGCGGACAGGAACATAGGTGACATTGTTGATGGTTTTAGGAGCCACCTCTAGTTTTTTCTTCTCCCCGTTTACCGTTGCTGTGGTGCTGCCGATAGTCAGTGAGAGGGCTAGTCCATTTTTGGTCCCCGTTACGGTTTGGGTCTTTTTATTCCAATTCATATTTACATTAAGCTTCTCTAGGAGTGGACGCATAGGAACCAATGTAGTTCCTTTTTCTAGAACAGGATTAGAATTGCCTAACTTTACTTCTGTTCCATCAATCCACACACCGACAGGCTTTTCAGCCGCATGGGCAGTGGTAAAGATAGACATAACCATGAAAATGGATAAAAATAATGCACCTAGCTTTTTCATTAATAGGACACTCCGTTTCTAAAAAGAATGAAAGTTGTAAGTCACTTTCTGATTTTAACGTATTTTTCCATAAATAGTTATACGTTTTGTTACTTCGTACAAAAGTCAAAATAATGCACATCAAAGCAAAAATCGCCCCTATTAGATCCTGTTCACTCTCCTTATCATGAAACATAAGAAACGAAGAGCCCGAAGGGAGCAAGGAACTTATGTGGAGCAATGCGATTGAAGATGCGATAGAGAAGGTACGTAAAAATATAGACCGATTCGGGGGTAGATTCCCTCATGTCAGCATGAATGGAACTTACCAGCTCAATAACAATGACGACTGGACCAATGGATTCTGGAGCGGCATGTTGTGGTTGTGCTATGAATATACGCAGGATGACAGCTTTCGTATCGCGGCATCTCATACCGTAGAGGATTTCCGCCGCCGTTTCGCGGCAAAGACGGTGCTTGATCATCACGACATCGGATTTTTGTATTCGTTATCCTCCAAGGCCCAGTGGATTATAGATAAAGACGAATCCGCGCGTCAGTTGACACTGCAGGCGGCGGACTTATTACTGAAGCGCTGGCGCACAGGCGGTGGTTATATTCAGGCTTGGGGACCTGTGGGAGATGCCCAGGAAGGTGGGCGCATCATTATTGATTGTCTGTTGAATCTCCCTCTTCTGTATTGGGCGGAACAACAGACCGGTGATTCCCTATATCGGCAGGTGGCGGTCATGCAGGCGGATAAAACGAAACGTTATCTGGTGCGGGGAGATGACAGCTCCTACCATACGTTTTTCTTCGACCAGAAGACAGGAGAGCCGATTGGCGGCGCTACACACCAGGGTTATACTAACGGATCGACTTGGACGCGCGGGCAGGCCTGGGGCGTCTACGGTTTTGCATTATCTTACCGCTATACTAAGGATCCGTTGTATTTGGAAACGTCCAAGCGGATGGCTCGCTATTTTCTGGACCATTTGCCACAGGATCATGTCGCTTACTGGGACTTTAATGCTCCAGTGTCTGCGGATACGTACCGGGATAGCTCGGCCTCTGCAATTGTTGCGGCTGGACTACTGGAACTGCTGGAGCTAATGGAGGAGGAAGATCCCGAACGGGCTTATTTTCAGCAGGGATTAATACAGTCGATGACTTCACTTGTGCAGAACTATTCTACGATCGGTGAAGACGCGGAGGGGCTGCTGAAACACGGCTCTTACCATGTACGCGGCGGTCTGTCTCCGGATGATTTCATGATCTGGGGAGATTATTTCTACCTCGAAGCGTTGCTGCGGTTGCAAAAAGGCACCAGGGGGTACTGGTATGAACGCTGATGGCCGAACAACCTCTCCCTATGCTGTCTTTACGCTACTCGACCTTGAATTACCTGCTCTAGCGCCCGTGAAGGGTGCGCTGAGCCAAGCACGGCAGGATGATGCGCTGACTGAATTGCATCGGTATTTGACTAGTCGGAGCACGCCGGGCTGGCGGGCAGAGGACAGTCGGAAACAGCAGCATATCGATTATATACAGCAATATTGCGCAGATGAGCTGGAAGTCGTAATGAAGACGGCGGATGAAGTTATGGAGCAGACGTTTCTTTTTCGGTTTCCCTGGGATATGGAGCGCAGCCGCATTCCGGTTACCTTTGTGGAAGAAATTGACTGGCGTTATATTCCGGATAAGGATGTAGAATGGGCTTATATGCTGAATCGCCACCGCTACTGGGTGGCATTAGGACAAGCGTATGCGATAACAGGTAATGAGGAGTATGCGAGAACATTTTGCTGTCAGCTTGAAGATTGGATGGACCGTAATCCTGTTCCAGACATGCCTACGAATGATACGTTGACTTGGCGCACCATTGAAGCGGGTCTTCGCTGTGCGAACTGGATCAAAGCGCTGTCCTATATACAGGATAGTCCGCTGCTCACACCGACGCTTCTGGCGAAAGTGATGATATCCCTTCATGAACACAGCGAATATTTAGCTTTATCGTTTACGGGCTGGAAGAATATCAGCAATTGGGGCGTTCTGGAGACTTGTGGTTTATTCCAAACCGCGCTCTACTTCCCTGAGTTCACTAGGGCTAAGATTTGGCGACGGCTCGGTGAGGAGAGATTAGGGGAGACGGCTAGAATCCAGGTTATGGCGGATGGTATCCAGTGGGAGCAATCGCCCACCTATCACCATGAGGTTCTGGTATGTTTTCTCGATTGCATCCGCTTGGCTCGCATGAATGGACTGGAGCTACAGGATGAACTTCAGCAAAAAGTTCATCAAATGGCCGTCGCTTCCTTGTATTGGGCCAAACCGAATCATCGGCAGCCGATGCTCGGGGATAGTGATGACAGCGATGTCCGTTCGATTTTGACTTATGCAGGTTGGTTGTTCCAGGATTCTGTGCTCCGCTTTGGCGGATACGATCATATGGATTATGACAATGCCTGGTTGTTCGGAACGAGTGGAGTTGAAGGCTACGAGCAGCTGATTGCGGAGGAACCGCCTTACTTGTCACGCTCTTTCACACATTCCGGTCATTATGTGATGCGAATGGGTTGGGACGAGCAGGACTTGTACCTATATTTCCACTGCGGACCGCTTGGTGGTGGACATGGTCACGCGGATTTGCTACATTTCGATCTGCATGCCTTTGGGCGGGATATGCTTACCGATCTGGGCAGATACAACTATAGTGATCACACACCACTTAGAAAAGCGTTAAAAGAAAGCGCTGCCCATAATACGACTACTGTTGACGGAATTGGATTCACTGAAATCACGGATACATGGTCCTTCTCCCAAATTGCGAAGCCGGTAGGCAGCAAATGGATCAGCAATCCGGACTTTGATTATGTTGAGGGCAGCCATGATGGTTACCGTCATTTGGATGATCCGGTACACCTGCTAAGGAGGATCATATTCATCAAGCCTTATTACTGGCTTCTGGTCGACAGCTTTAGCTGCCGTCAGGAGCATACGTTTTCCCAGCATTTTCATTTTGCTCCCGGAGCGGTTCAGATGGAAGACGAGACATTCATTTGCCGTACAAACAATGAGCAGGAAGCCAATCTTTGCATCATTCCCGTAAATGTTAAAGGACTTCAGGGCAAGATTGATGACGGGGTAATCTCCCGCGAATACAATCTGCTGGAACCCAATCAACATGCCGTTTACTCCCGAACGGGAAAAGGAAAGGTATCGATGATACAGATGCTGTACCCGCAGCCTTCCGGTGAGCCGTTCTGTCCACTGGTTGAACAGGTGCCGATTTACCGCCATACGGGTGAACCTGTGGATGCTGTGCAGGCGGAGGCATGCCGCATCAGCTTCCCTGAAAGGAATGAGGAGCATATTATCGTGATCAGCCATGAGGTTCCATCCAGTCACTTGGATTCCTATGTAGTGGAAGGTATACAAATATTTGGTGAAGTAGTGCTTATTGTTTTCGCAAAC
This genomic stretch from Paenibacillus sp. FSL H7-0737 harbors:
- a CDS encoding alginate lyase family protein, which encodes MNADGRTTSPYAVFTLLDLELPALAPVKGALSQARQDDALTELHRYLTSRSTPGWRAEDSRKQQHIDYIQQYCADELEVVMKTADEVMEQTFLFRFPWDMERSRIPVTFVEEIDWRYIPDKDVEWAYMLNRHRYWVALGQAYAITGNEEYARTFCCQLEDWMDRNPVPDMPTNDTLTWRTIEAGLRCANWIKALSYIQDSPLLTPTLLAKVMISLHEHSEYLALSFTGWKNISNWGVLETCGLFQTALYFPEFTRAKIWRRLGEERLGETARIQVMADGIQWEQSPTYHHEVLVCFLDCIRLARMNGLELQDELQQKVHQMAVASLYWAKPNHRQPMLGDSDDSDVRSILTYAGWLFQDSVLRFGGYDHMDYDNAWLFGTSGVEGYEQLIAEEPPYLSRSFTHSGHYVMRMGWDEQDLYLYFHCGPLGGGHGHADLLHFDLHAFGRDMLTDLGRYNYSDHTPLRKALKESAAHNTTTVDGIGFTEITDTWSFSQIAKPVGSKWISNPDFDYVEGSHDGYRHLDDPVHLLRRIIFIKPYYWLLVDSFSCRQEHTFSQHFHFAPGAVQMEDETFICRTNNEQEANLCIIPVNVKGLQGKIDDGVISREYNLLEPNQHAVYSRTGKGKVSMIQMLYPQPSGEPFCPLVEQVPIYRHTGEPVDAVQAEACRISFPERNEEHIIVISHEVPSSHLDSYVVEGIQIFGEVVLIVFANGQKKVTVIR
- a CDS encoding glycoside hydrolase family 88 protein, whose translation is MWSNAIEDAIEKVRKNIDRFGGRFPHVSMNGTYQLNNNDDWTNGFWSGMLWLCYEYTQDDSFRIAASHTVEDFRRRFAAKTVLDHHDIGFLYSLSSKAQWIIDKDESARQLTLQAADLLLKRWRTGGGYIQAWGPVGDAQEGGRIIIDCLLNLPLLYWAEQQTGDSLYRQVAVMQADKTKRYLVRGDDSSYHTFFFDQKTGEPIGGATHQGYTNGSTWTRGQAWGVYGFALSYRYTKDPLYLETSKRMARYFLDHLPQDHVAYWDFNAPVSADTYRDSSASAIVAAGLLELLELMEEEDPERAYFQQGLIQSMTSLVQNYSTIGEDAEGLLKHGSYHVRGGLSPDDFMIWGDYFYLEALLRLQKGTRGYWYER
- a CDS encoding TraB/GumN family protein, which encodes MKKLGALFLSIFMVMSIFTTAHAAEKPVGVWIDGTEVKLGNSNPVLEKGTTLVPMRPLLEKLNVNMNWNKKTQTVTGTKNGLALSLTIGSTTATVNGEKKKLEVAPKTINNVTYVPVRFIGETIGYKVEWNAAQRTITFVANNEAAGSTGFLWKVENNGNTVYLLGSIHVANDKMYPLRPEIEAAFEASQYLGVEVDLTKVDQTEMQKFLTEKGSYTDGTKLKDHVSADTYNKVVALLKANGLAGNAFDSYKPWVVTQGISSLQMQTTDYTPDTGIDLYFTQKAGKLNKPIVELENMQLQLNMFNQFSDGLQEKLLLDTLDSLKQTDNAAATASLDGLSQMWMQGDEQSLVAMTQAVAKEPEYYKGLVSDRNANMVKHVKEYLNSDKKATYLVVVGALHMLGDDGIVTQLQKDGFNVVKQ